In one window of Archocentrus centrarchus isolate MPI-CPG fArcCen1 chromosome 11, fArcCen1, whole genome shotgun sequence DNA:
- the LOC115788113 gene encoding CMP-N-acetylneuraminate-beta-galactosamide-alpha-2,3-sialyltransferase 1-like isoform X4, producing MYLRLRKSRVCIFPLLTITAISILLWNFSGYFICHRESSLCGCHKCLTDEGDPWFKWIRGEAPKPFLSRRYQLSEDDFNWWKNLQGARYQNFTFYNQTIDKVFQIITPIADVTEPSPDHCKRCAVVGNSGNLKGSRYGALIDFHDIVIRINYGPTKGYETDVGTKTTHRVMYPESSTKLDNTTHLLFFPFKTHDFQWLYKCLNPGEGYFRHANKIVNKDLIMILHPAFMKYVHQVWLGKIGRYPSTGFLTVVLSLLMCDEYLLWNC from the exons ATGTATTTGAGACTGCGAAAATCAAGGGTTTGCATTTTCCCACTGCTAACAATCACAGCAATCTCCATCCTTTTATGGAATTTTTCTGGATATTTCATTTGTCATCGGGAATCGAGCCTTTGTGGCTGTCACAAGTGTTTAACAGATGAAGGTGATCCTTGGTTTAAATGGATCAGAGGAGAAGCTCCTAAACCATTTTTGTCAAGGAGATATCAACTCTCAGAGGATGATTTCAACTGGtggaag AATTTGCAGGGGGCAAGATATCAAAACTTCACTTTCTACAACCAAACAATAGACAAGGTGTTTCAGATAATCACACCCATTGCAGATGTTACAGAACCCAGCCCTGATCACTGCAAGCGTTGCGCTGTAGTGGGGAATTCTGGAAATTTGAAAGGATCACGTTATGGAGCTCTGATTGATTTCCATGATATCGTAATAAG AATCAACTACGGCCCTACCAAAGGCTATGAAACAGATGTTGGAACCAAAACAACTCATCGTGTCATGTATCCAGAAAGTTCTACTAAATTGGACAACACAactcatcttttgttttttccattcaaAACACATGACTTTCAGTGGCTCTACAAGTGCTTAAATCCAGG GGAAGGGTATTTTCGACATGCTAATAAAATAGTCAACAAGGATTTG ATAATGATCCTCCATCCGGCTTTCATGAAATATGTTCATCAAGTCTGGCTGGGAAAGATCGGACGTTATCCATCCACTGGATTTCTGACTGTGGTTCTCAGTTTACTGATGTGTGATGAG tatttgctgtggaactgctga
- the LOC115788113 gene encoding CMP-N-acetylneuraminate-beta-galactosamide-alpha-2,3-sialyltransferase 1-like isoform X1: MYLRLRKSRVCIFPLLTITAISILLWNFSGYFICHRESSLCGCHKCLTDEGDPWFKWIRGEAPKPFLSRRYQLSEDDFNWWKNLQGARYQNFTFYNQTIDKVFQIITPIADVTEPSPDHCKRCAVVGNSGNLKGSRYGALIDFHDIVIRINYGPTKGYETDVGTKTTHRVMYPESSTKLDNTTHLLFFPFKTHDFQWLYKCLNPGEGYFRHANKIVNKDLIMILHPAFMKYVHQVWLGKIGRYPSTGFLTVVLSLLMCDEVSVFGFGADSEGNWSHYFGLLRNKQLKTGAHPGNYEYELIEKLYKRKKILFFKGCICCGTAEQGHGLPAYRFHESTIVFLQ; this comes from the exons ATGTATTTGAGACTGCGAAAATCAAGGGTTTGCATTTTCCCACTGCTAACAATCACAGCAATCTCCATCCTTTTATGGAATTTTTCTGGATATTTCATTTGTCATCGGGAATCGAGCCTTTGTGGCTGTCACAAGTGTTTAACAGATGAAGGTGATCCTTGGTTTAAATGGATCAGAGGAGAAGCTCCTAAACCATTTTTGTCAAGGAGATATCAACTCTCAGAGGATGATTTCAACTGGtggaag AATTTGCAGGGGGCAAGATATCAAAACTTCACTTTCTACAACCAAACAATAGACAAGGTGTTTCAGATAATCACACCCATTGCAGATGTTACAGAACCCAGCCCTGATCACTGCAAGCGTTGCGCTGTAGTGGGGAATTCTGGAAATTTGAAAGGATCACGTTATGGAGCTCTGATTGATTTCCATGATATCGTAATAAG AATCAACTACGGCCCTACCAAAGGCTATGAAACAGATGTTGGAACCAAAACAACTCATCGTGTCATGTATCCAGAAAGTTCTACTAAATTGGACAACACAactcatcttttgttttttccattcaaAACACATGACTTTCAGTGGCTCTACAAGTGCTTAAATCCAGG GGAAGGGTATTTTCGACATGCTAATAAAATAGTCAACAAGGATTTG ATAATGATCCTCCATCCGGCTTTCATGAAATATGTTCATCAAGTCTGGCTGGGAAAGATCGGACGTTATCCATCCACTGGATTTCTGACTGTGGTTCTCAGTTTACTGATGTGTGATGAG GTCAGTGTATTTGGGTTTGGAGCAGACAGCGAAGGAAACTGGAGCCACTACTTTGGCCTCCTCAGAAACAAACAACTAAAAACAGGAGCTCATCCAGGAAACTACGAATATGAACTGATTGAAAAATTatacaagaggaagaaaatcttgttttttaaaggatg tatttgctgtggaactgctgaACAAGGACATGGACTTCCAGCTTACAGATTTCATGAATCCACCATTGTTTTCTTGCAGTGA
- the LOC115788113 gene encoding CMP-N-acetylneuraminate-beta-galactosamide-alpha-2,3-sialyltransferase 1-like isoform X2, with amino-acid sequence MYLRLRKSRVCIFPLLTITAISILLWNFSGYFICHRESSLCGCHKCLTDEGDPWFKWIRGEAPKPFLSRRYQLSEDDFNWWKNLQGARYQNFTFYNQTIDKVFQIITPIADVTEPSPDHCKRCAVVGNSGNLKGSRYGALIDFHDIVIRINYGPTKGYETDVGTKTTHRVMYPESSTKLDNTTHLLFFPFKTHDFQWLYKCLNPGEGYFRHANKIVNKDLIMILHPAFMKYVHQVWLGKIGRYPSTGFLTVVLSLLMCDEVSVFGFGADSEGNWSHYFGLLRNKQLKTGAHPGNYEYELIEKLYKRKKILFFKGW; translated from the exons ATGTATTTGAGACTGCGAAAATCAAGGGTTTGCATTTTCCCACTGCTAACAATCACAGCAATCTCCATCCTTTTATGGAATTTTTCTGGATATTTCATTTGTCATCGGGAATCGAGCCTTTGTGGCTGTCACAAGTGTTTAACAGATGAAGGTGATCCTTGGTTTAAATGGATCAGAGGAGAAGCTCCTAAACCATTTTTGTCAAGGAGATATCAACTCTCAGAGGATGATTTCAACTGGtggaag AATTTGCAGGGGGCAAGATATCAAAACTTCACTTTCTACAACCAAACAATAGACAAGGTGTTTCAGATAATCACACCCATTGCAGATGTTACAGAACCCAGCCCTGATCACTGCAAGCGTTGCGCTGTAGTGGGGAATTCTGGAAATTTGAAAGGATCACGTTATGGAGCTCTGATTGATTTCCATGATATCGTAATAAG AATCAACTACGGCCCTACCAAAGGCTATGAAACAGATGTTGGAACCAAAACAACTCATCGTGTCATGTATCCAGAAAGTTCTACTAAATTGGACAACACAactcatcttttgttttttccattcaaAACACATGACTTTCAGTGGCTCTACAAGTGCTTAAATCCAGG GGAAGGGTATTTTCGACATGCTAATAAAATAGTCAACAAGGATTTG ATAATGATCCTCCATCCGGCTTTCATGAAATATGTTCATCAAGTCTGGCTGGGAAAGATCGGACGTTATCCATCCACTGGATTTCTGACTGTGGTTCTCAGTTTACTGATGTGTGATGAG GTCAGTGTATTTGGGTTTGGAGCAGACAGCGAAGGAAACTGGAGCCACTACTTTGGCCTCCTCAGAAACAAACAACTAAAAACAGGAGCTCATCCAGGAAACTACGAATATGAACTGATTGAAAAATTatacaagaggaagaaaatcttgttttttaaaggatggtaa
- the LOC115788113 gene encoding CMP-N-acetylneuraminate-beta-galactosamide-alpha-2,3-sialyltransferase 1-like isoform X3 translates to MYLRLRKSRVCIFPLLTITAISILLWNFSGYFICHRESSLCGCHKCLTDEGDPWFKWIRGEAPKPFLSRRYQLSEDDFNWWKNLQGARYQNFTFYNQTIDKVFQIITPIADVTEPSPDHCKRCAVVGNSGNLKGSRYGALIDFHDIVIRINYGPTKGYETDVGTKTTHRVMYPESSTKLDNTTHLLFFPFKTHDFQWLYKCLNPGEGYFRHANKIVNKDLIMILHPAFMKYVHQVWLGKIGRYPSTGFLTVVLSLLMCDEVSVFGFGADSEGNWSHYFGLLRNKQLKTGAHPGNYEYELIEKLYKRKKILFFKG, encoded by the exons ATGTATTTGAGACTGCGAAAATCAAGGGTTTGCATTTTCCCACTGCTAACAATCACAGCAATCTCCATCCTTTTATGGAATTTTTCTGGATATTTCATTTGTCATCGGGAATCGAGCCTTTGTGGCTGTCACAAGTGTTTAACAGATGAAGGTGATCCTTGGTTTAAATGGATCAGAGGAGAAGCTCCTAAACCATTTTTGTCAAGGAGATATCAACTCTCAGAGGATGATTTCAACTGGtggaag AATTTGCAGGGGGCAAGATATCAAAACTTCACTTTCTACAACCAAACAATAGACAAGGTGTTTCAGATAATCACACCCATTGCAGATGTTACAGAACCCAGCCCTGATCACTGCAAGCGTTGCGCTGTAGTGGGGAATTCTGGAAATTTGAAAGGATCACGTTATGGAGCTCTGATTGATTTCCATGATATCGTAATAAG AATCAACTACGGCCCTACCAAAGGCTATGAAACAGATGTTGGAACCAAAACAACTCATCGTGTCATGTATCCAGAAAGTTCTACTAAATTGGACAACACAactcatcttttgttttttccattcaaAACACATGACTTTCAGTGGCTCTACAAGTGCTTAAATCCAGG GGAAGGGTATTTTCGACATGCTAATAAAATAGTCAACAAGGATTTG ATAATGATCCTCCATCCGGCTTTCATGAAATATGTTCATCAAGTCTGGCTGGGAAAGATCGGACGTTATCCATCCACTGGATTTCTGACTGTGGTTCTCAGTTTACTGATGTGTGATGAG GTCAGTGTATTTGGGTTTGGAGCAGACAGCGAAGGAAACTGGAGCCACTACTTTGGCCTCCTCAGAAACAAACAACTAAAAACAGGAGCTCATCCAGGAAACTACGAATATGAACTGATTGAAAAATTatacaagaggaagaaaatcttgttttttaaaggatg A